In Leishmania mexicana MHOM/GT/2001/U1103 complete genome, chromosome 34, one DNA window encodes the following:
- a CDS encoding putative kinesin: MATVGNQRVTVSVRVRPMLREGAAANHQQEKFELQGVHRVGDNSLKVELTKPGEPTKSSLFTFDYVFDQESTQLEVYEDAVVDMVDAALVGVNVTLLAYGQTGSGKTFTVLGDVKPNPLENDLLTANSGMFLRVLSDLMDYKVRQAKKGWHVVVGLSCIEIYNENIRDLFGGKSNSAPPALKAVMTGEDVHLPSLIIKEMTTLQAVFSEIQLAIARRMSRATDSNSQSSRSHCLFSIDILQQANSAPAPSLDILDQSKKGNDTKKGVAATKKAGGLASAAQDSQLPEWEMPFQGTVFRMPGQKEPIYTSKIILADLAGSERIARSGVTGDGLAEATSINSSLTALGNVVHSLHEGGFVSYRVSNLTRLLKPAFSHPSSRVLLLAQCSPTQLTFDETVSTLHFANKVKDMKVTTCTGAEVEKLQFDFLESGKMYDALLADLHIFAVESQATIGIIRRSLPQKCSLYYDASAGKNGKTVKVSIKDRRLPADVAGVLAVAQKERAQLLAAIEKEKSEELSVVQKAADEARDDIIKEYTNELKELKESITKEVSMRVHHVSQQLLLDSAARGNKIVEEEAEAWVSMTLLYLKEHKAACSKELSTISGRLDDLSQNVNKQRLSDAPKETPETVEADSKYALSTWFHCLAKRFFSFCMEVHEYRAVLLNTCQGNMALVRWKKKNAELLKKFEEENSV; the protein is encoded by the coding sequence ATGGCAACCGTAGGAAACCAGCGTGTGACGGTAtcggtgcgcgtgcgcccgatgctgcgcgagggcgccgctgcgaatCACCAGCAGGAGAAGTTTGAGCTGCAAGGCGTGCACCGCGTCGGCGATAACAGTCTCAAGGTAGAACTGACGAAGCCAGGCGAGCCGACAAAGAGCAGCCTCTTCACGTTCGACTACGTTTTCGATCAGGAGAGCACGCAGCTGGAGGTGTATGAGGATGCCGTAGTGGACATGGTCGATGCCGCGCTCGTCGGCGTGAATGTCACCCTCTTGGCCTACGGACAGACTGGCTCCGGCAAGACCTTCACCGTCCTGGGCGATGTGAAGCCGAACCCGCTTGAAAACGACCTGCTCACGGCGAACAGTGGCATGTTCCTGCGTGTGCTGAGCGACTTGATGGACTACAAGGTTCGCCAAGCCAAGAAGGGCTGGCACGTGGTGGTGGGTTTAAGTTGCATAGAGATTTACAACGAGAACATCCGCGACCTGTTTGGTGGCAAGTCTAActcggcaccgccggcgctgaaggcggTCATGACCGGCGAGGATGTTCATCTGCCATCGCTCATCATCAAGGAGATGACCACTCTGCAGGCAGTTTTCAGCGAGATTCAGCTGGCCATCGCACGCCGCATGAGCCGTGCGACGGACTCCAACTCGCAGTCGAGCCGCAGTCACTGCCTCTTCTCCATTGATATCCTTCAGCAGGCGAACTCGGCCCCCGCGCCTTCGCTGGACATTCTCGATCAGTCAAAGAAGGGCAACGATACGAAGAAGGGTGTGGCGGCCACGAAGAAGGCCGGCGGCCTGGCTTCCGCAGCGCAGGATTCGCAGCTGCCGGAGTGGGAAATGCCGTTCCAGGGTACGGTCTTCCGCATGCCCGGACAGAAGGAGCCCATCTACACCAGTAAGATCATCCTTGCCGATCTCGCCGGTAGCGAGCGCATTGCCCGCAGTGGTGTGACCGGCGATGGCCTGGCAGAGGCCACATCCATCAACAGCAGCTTAACAGCACTGGGGAACGTGGTACACAGCCTGCACGAGGGCGGCTTCGTCAGCTACCGTGTTTCAAACCTGACGCGACTTCTCAAGCCGGCCTTTTCGCACCCCAGCTCGCGCGTGCTGCTCTTGGCACAGTGCTCACCCACGCAGCTGACGTTCGATGAGACGGTCAGCACACTGCACTTTGCGAACAAGGTAAAAGATATGAAGGTGACCAcgtgcaccggcgccgaagtggagaagctgcagtTTGACTTTCTCGAGTCCGGCAAGATGTacgacgcgctgctggcagACCTGCACATCTTCGCTGTGGAGTCGCAGGCGACGATCGGCATCATTCGCCGCAGCCTGCCGCAGAAATGCAGTCTCTACTATGACGCGTCAGCGGGCAAGAACGGCAAAACGGTCAAGGTGAGCATAAAAGACCGCCGCTTGCCGGCCGACGTGGCGGGCGTGCTGGCTGTGGCGCAGAAGGAGCGTGCGCAGTTGTTGGCCGCTATTGAAAAGGAGAAGTCGGAGGAGCTTTCAGTAGTGCAAAAGGCGGCGGATGAGGCACGGGATGATATTATCAAAGAGTACACGAACGAGCTGAAAGAGCTGAAGGAGTCGATTACGAAAGAGGTGTCAATGCGCGTCCACCATGTGTCGCAGCAGTTGTTGCTTGATTCGGCAGCCCGCGGCAACAAGATcgtcgaggaagaggcggaggcgtggGTCTCAATGACGCTGCTGTACCTGAAGGAGCACAAGGCGGCCTGCAGTAAGGAGTTATCGACAATATCGGGCCGTCTCGACGACTTGTCCCAGAACGTCAACAAGCAGCGTCTGTCTGACGCCCCGAAGGAGACACCCGAGACCGTTGAGGCGGACTCCAAGTACGCCCTCTCCACGTGGTTTCACTGCTTGGCGAAGCGCTTCTTCTCGTTCTGCATGGAGGTGCACGAGTATCGGGCTGTTCTCCTGAACACATGCCAAGGCAATATGGCCCTGGTGAGGTGGAAGAAGAAGAACGCtgagctgctgaagaagtTCGAAGAGGAGAACTCGGTGTAG